Proteins from a genomic interval of Lactococcus protaetiae:
- the glnA gene encoding type I glutamate--ammonia ligase produces the protein MAITAADIRRDVKEKDIKFLRLMFTDILGTLKNVEVPATDEQLDKLFENKMMFDGSSIEGFVRINESDMYLYPDLDTWIVFPWGDEYGKVAGVICDVYTPEGEPFAGDPRGVLKRNLKSMEKLGFKSFNLGPEPEFFLFKLNENAEPTLEVNDKGGYFDLAPTDLAGNTRREIVNVLTDLGFEVEASHHEVAIGQHEIDFKYANALKACDNIQIFKLVVKTIARKHGLHATFMAKPVHGINGSGMHCNMSLFTEDGKNAFADPTGDMGLSATANSFIAGLLKHAYNFTAIANPTVNSYKRLVPGYEAPVYVAWAGRNRSPLIRVPASRGMSTRVELRSVDPTANPYLVLSVLLASGLDGVENKMEAPEAIESNIYVMTEEERKAHGITDLPSTLHNAVKALREDDVVTEALGEHVLVNFVEAKRIEWASYAQFVSQWEIDNYLELY, from the coding sequence ACAGATGAACAGTTGGATAAATTATTTGAAAACAAAATGATGTTTGATGGTTCATCAATCGAAGGTTTTGTTCGTATTAACGAATCAGATATGTATCTTTACCCAGACCTTGATACTTGGATTGTCTTTCCTTGGGGTGATGAATACGGTAAAGTTGCAGGAGTTATCTGTGATGTTTACACTCCAGAAGGGGAACCATTTGCAGGGGATCCACGTGGTGTGCTGAAACGTAATCTGAAATCTATGGAAAAGCTTGGATTTAAGAGCTTTAACCTTGGACCAGAACCAGAATTTTTCCTTTTCAAGCTGAATGAAAATGCTGAACCAACACTTGAAGTCAACGATAAAGGTGGCTATTTTGACCTCGCTCCAACTGACCTTGCTGGCAATACACGTCGCGAAATTGTCAACGTATTGACAGACCTTGGTTTTGAAGTAGAGGCTTCTCACCACGAAGTTGCGATTGGTCAGCACGAGATTGACTTCAAATATGCAAATGCTTTGAAAGCTTGCGACAATATTCAAATCTTCAAACTCGTTGTTAAAACAATTGCTCGTAAACATGGTTTACACGCAACCTTTATGGCTAAACCTGTTCATGGAATCAATGGCTCTGGTATGCATTGTAATATGTCATTGTTTACAGAAGATGGTAAAAATGCTTTTGCAGACCCAACAGGTGATATGGGACTTTCTGCAACGGCTAACAGTTTTATTGCTGGTCTTTTGAAGCATGCATACAACTTTACAGCAATTGCAAATCCAACTGTAAACAGTTATAAACGCCTTGTTCCTGGTTATGAAGCTCCTGTATATGTTGCTTGGGCTGGTCGTAACCGCTCACCTCTAATTCGTGTTCCTGCATCACGTGGAATGTCAACTCGTGTAGAACTTCGTTCAGTTGACCCAACAGCGAATCCATATTTGGTTCTCTCTGTTCTTCTTGCTTCAGGACTTGATGGAGTTGAAAACAAAATGGAAGCTCCAGAAGCGATTGAGTCAAATATTTATGTGATGACTGAAGAAGAACGTAAAGCACATGGGATTACTGACTTGCCTTCAACTTTACACAATGCGGTTAAAGCATTGCGTGAAGATGATGTAGTTACAGAAGCATTGGGTGAACACGTACTTGTTAATTTTGTTGAAGCTAAACGTATTGAGTGGGCAAGCTACGCACAATTCGTTTCACAATGGGAAATTGATAATTATTTGGAACTTTATTAA